The following are encoded together in the Eriocheir sinensis breed Jianghai 21 chromosome 28, ASM2467909v1, whole genome shotgun sequence genome:
- the LOC127004693 gene encoding putative surface protein SACOL0050 gives MTLTQKEEPCDDTDAEEEEPCDDTDAEEEEPCDDTDAEEEEACDDTDAEEEEPCDDTDAEEEEPCDDTDAEEEEACDDTDAEEEEACDDTDAEEEEACDDTDAEEEEACDDTDAEEEEACDDTDAEEEEPCDDTDAEEEEPCDDTDAEEEEACDDTDAEEEEACDDTDAEEEEPCDDTDAEEEEACDDTDAEEEEACDDTDAEEEEACDDTDAEEEEACDDTDAEEEEACDDTDAEEEEPCDDTDAEEEEACDDTDAEEEEACDDTDAEEEEASPELACGRSRAPPENEELTRGNAQERDNIEERI, from the coding sequence ATGACACTGACGCAGAAGGAGGAACCCTGTGATGACActgacgcagaagaggaggaacccTGTGATGACActgacgcagaagaggaggaacccTGTGATGACActgacgcagaagaggaggaagcctgtgATGACActgacgcagaagaggaggaacccTGTGATGACActgacgcagaagaggaggaacccTGTGATGACActgacgcagaagaggaggaagcctgtgATGACActgacgcagaagaggaggaagcctgtgATGACActgacgcagaagaggaggaagcctgtgATGACActgacgcagaagaggaggaagcctgtgATGACActgacgcagaagaggaggaagcctgtgATGACActgacgcagaagaggaggaacccTGTGATGACActgacgcagaagaggaggaacccTGTGATGACActgacgcagaagaggaggaagcctgtgATGACActgacgcagaagaggaggaagcctgtgATGACActgacgcagaagaggaggaacccTGTGATGACActgacgcagaagaggaggaagcctgtgATGACActgacgcagaagaggaggaagcctgtgATGACActgacgcagaagaggaggaagcctgtgATGACActgacgcagaagaggaggaagcctgtgATGACActgacgcagaagaggaggaagcctgtgATGACActgacgcagaagaggaggaacccTGTGATGACActgacgcagaagaggaggaagcctgtgATGACActgacgcagaagaggaggaagcctgtgATGACActgacgcagaagaggaggaagcctcccCCGAGCTAGCATGTGGCAGAAGCAGGGCCCCGCCGGAGAATGAGGAACTGACCCGTGGCAACGCGCAGGAGAGGGATAATATAGAGGAAAGGATATAA